In Croceicoccus sp. Ery15, a genomic segment contains:
- a CDS encoding alpha-ketoacid dehydrogenase subunit beta encodes MNMIQALNSALDVMLGRDEDVLIFGEDVGYFGGVFRVTEGLQAKHGLKRCFDAPLTEGGIIGSAIGMGAYGLRPVPEIQFADYILPAYDQLVSEAARLRYRSNGEFWAPITVRTPYGGGIFGGQTHSQSPEAIFAHVTGLKTVIPSNPYDAKGMLIASIESNDPVVFLEPKRLYNGPFFGRPDEELKTWANSGDPSAEVPLNHYSVPLGQAAVLREGREATVLAYGTMVHVAKAGIEDSGVDAELIDLRSIVPLDIDTIVRSVKKTGRCVILHEASRFGGFGGELSALVQERCFDHLRAPIARVCGYDMPYPHAFEWDYFPGPIRLAEALKTAVEYR; translated from the coding sequence ATGAACATGATCCAGGCGCTGAACAGCGCGCTGGACGTGATGCTGGGCCGCGACGAAGACGTGCTGATCTTTGGCGAGGATGTCGGCTATTTCGGCGGCGTCTTCCGCGTGACCGAGGGTTTGCAGGCGAAGCACGGCCTCAAACGCTGTTTCGATGCGCCGCTGACCGAAGGCGGCATCATCGGCAGCGCCATCGGCATGGGCGCATATGGCCTGCGCCCCGTGCCCGAAATCCAGTTCGCGGATTATATCCTGCCTGCATACGATCAGCTGGTGAGCGAGGCGGCGCGGCTGCGTTACCGTTCCAATGGCGAGTTCTGGGCCCCGATCACCGTGCGCACGCCCTATGGCGGCGGCATTTTCGGCGGGCAGACGCATAGCCAAAGCCCCGAGGCAATCTTTGCCCATGTCACGGGCCTTAAAACCGTGATCCCGTCGAACCCCTATGACGCCAAGGGCATGCTGATCGCCAGCATCGAAAGCAACGATCCGGTCGTCTTCCTCGAACCCAAGCGCCTGTATAACGGACCCTTTTTCGGGCGGCCCGACGAGGAGCTGAAGACATGGGCCAATTCGGGCGATCCCAGCGCCGAGGTGCCGCTGAACCATTACTCGGTTCCGCTGGGACAGGCCGCCGTGCTGCGCGAAGGGCGCGAGGCGACCGTGCTGGCCTATGGCACCATGGTCCATGTGGCGAAGGCAGGGATCGAGGACAGCGGCGTGGATGCCGAACTGATCGATCTGCGCTCCATCGTCCCGCTCGACATCGATACCATCGTGCGCTCGGTGAAAAAGACGGGCCGCTGCGTCATCCTGCACGAGGCATCGCGCTTTGGCGGATTCGGCGGGGAATTGTCGGCATTGGTGCAGGAACGCTGTTTCGACCATTTGCGCGCCCCCATCGCCCGCGTTTGCGGCTATGACATGCCCTATCCGCATGCGTTCGAATGGGATTATTTCCCCGGCCCGATCCGCCTTGCCGAGGCCCTAAAGACTGCCGTGGAGTACCGCTGA